From a single Desulfitibacter sp. BRH_c19 genomic region:
- a CDS encoding C4-dicarboxylate ABC transporter permease has translation MHIEIALVVLIITLIIGVPVPFAFFSAVAYLVYALGYDPGFLLPYGFSKMSTVVLLAIPLFIMAGGLMEKGGIGGKLADVVDILVGRFKGGLGAVSIVSCAIFGSITGSAAATLSCIGTVMIPRLYAAGYPKGHTAALISNASVIGLLIPPSAIMILYGWIGNQSILACFLATVIPGIILTILLCTVNYFLLRNNTNIKVSEKLDLSTTAKVFGIRTLKATPALAMPFIVLGGIYAGIMTPTEAAAVAVFYSVPIGFLVYKGLNRDNFLKVLIETATTTGVIMVMLYAVMLLSRIYIMENVPQTIMAYLAAISENKYVILMMLNVFMIIIGMLMDDVSAVLLTTPVLLPVAIIIGVNPIHFAAILGVNLGMGNITPPTAPLLFLGSRVGGASLNKMLGPSFYMIIFAWLPTLLITTYVPQVAMFLPKLILGIQY, from the coding sequence ATGCATATAGAGATAGCGTTAGTAGTACTGATTATAACTTTGATAATAGGAGTTCCTGTTCCTTTTGCTTTTTTTAGCGCTGTTGCCTATTTGGTTTATGCATTGGGATATGACCCTGGCTTTTTATTGCCTTACGGATTTAGTAAGATGAGCACAGTCGTATTGTTAGCAATTCCCCTGTTTATTATGGCCGGAGGACTAATGGAAAAAGGTGGAATAGGTGGTAAGCTAGCCGATGTAGTTGATATATTAGTTGGCAGATTTAAAGGAGGCTTAGGAGCAGTATCTATTGTTTCATGTGCCATATTTGGTTCTATCACGGGTAGTGCAGCTGCAACATTGTCATGTATTGGAACAGTAATGATACCTAGGTTATATGCGGCAGGGTATCCTAAAGGGCATACGGCAGCATTAATCTCAAATGCATCAGTTATTGGTTTGTTAATACCACCAAGTGCAATAATGATTCTATATGGATGGATCGGTAACCAATCCATTCTTGCATGTTTTTTAGCAACAGTTATTCCTGGGATAATTCTAACCATACTTTTATGTACGGTAAACTATTTTCTATTAAGAAATAATACGAACATAAAGGTTAGCGAGAAATTAGATCTTTCTACCACAGCGAAGGTTTTTGGTATTAGAACCTTAAAGGCTACACCGGCATTGGCAATGCCATTTATAGTGCTTGGGGGAATTTATGCAGGAATAATGACACCTACAGAAGCTGCGGCAGTAGCAGTCTTTTATTCGGTACCCATTGGTTTCTTAGTTTATAAGGGTCTAAATCGTGACAATTTCTTAAAAGTTTTAATAGAAACTGCCACAACAACTGGAGTAATAATGGTAATGCTATATGCAGTTATGCTTCTAAGTCGTATATATATAATGGAAAATGTGCCACAGACCATAATGGCATACCTTGCAGCCATATCAGAAAATAAGTATGTAATACTAATGATGTTGAATGTATTTATGATAATTATTGGGATGCTAATGGACGATGTAAGTGCCGTTTTATTAACTACTCCAGTTTTATTGCCTGTTGCTATAATCATAGGGGTTAACCCTATTCACTTCGCAGCTATTTTAGGGGTGAATCTTGGTATGGGTAATATAACTCCACCAACTGCACCTTTACTATTTTTAGGTAGTCGTGTCGGAGGAGCTAGTCTAAACAAAATGCTTGGGCCTTCTTTTTATATGATAATATTTGCATGGTTACCCACGCTATTGATAACAACCTATGTACCACAAGTAGCTATGTTTCTGCCTAAATTAATCTTAGGAATACAGTACTGA